TCATAATCCCTCCGTTTCTCACCTTCACCACCTCTCATGCTATCTGCATCTAGCAGCATTCAAGAATCCCATTTAATCactatgaaaaaaaaaaagaatttcaagAAAGCAATCCCAAAACCTTGGCTTTTGCACAAAACTCATCTCCCATTACATGGATTTCGATGATGTGAGAGAATTCTTGATCAATATGGTGATCCCTTTTGCAGCTTCTCCAAAACAAGTAGCCAACAACTGTATCAAGATTGAGTGTCAAACCATACAAGTAGGCAATCAGCATTCCCTCAACAAGAATGGCTGACTGATTTAGGCCTTGATTATAGCCTTTAACAACTCTGTATTGAAAGAGGGCTTCAATGGCAGCCAATCCCAAGTTGATAGGCAGAGCCAACGACAATGCAGTTGCACTTCTGCCCTTGATCACCAGGCACGCCTTGATGATCGCCATGAATCCACCGCTCCTCTCCACTGCAGATGAGACCAAGGCCAGGTTGCAGATGATGTACGCGTGCGCAAGGATGATGGAGTAGAGAATGATCCCAACTGCCGAGAGGAGGATGGAGGAAGAGGGCGACGAGAGGCCTAAAAAGTTGAGGCAGTTGAAGAAGATGGCAATGAGGAAGAAGGATGTGGCATTTGATGCAAGAATGAGTAGTGTGTTGCATAGTTGGGTGATGAGGAGTGGTTTGAAGGgtgtgttgttgttgttgttgttgggGTGTAGGGCTCGGATCACGGCTGCTTTGGCGAGGAGGAGGGACGAGTAAGAGAAAGGGGAGACGAAGAGGAGGGCGAGGATGGTTTGGGAGAGCTTGAGGTTGAGGAGGTTGAGAAGAGGTGAAGATGGAGGGAAGCCAGCCGCGAGAAAGAGGGTGGTGAGGCGGTTGTGAACTAGTGGGAGAAGGCGGGAGGAGGATACGAGGGCCGGGGCGAGGAGGGATGAGACGGCGaaggggaggaggaggagggttGGGGTGGAGGTGAGGTGTTGGTAGTTTTTGAGGAAGGTGAAGATTGACCTTCTTATGattgttttttccatttcttgaTGTGGGAATTTTGGTGGGAGAGAAATGGGGAATGTGATATGTGATAGTTTGAAGGTGTTGATGTTTGGTTTTTATGGATGAAATGGATTGGCCAACAACTAGAAGCATAGGTGGAGTTGTCTCATCTTTGTTTTCATCTATTCTTCTTGGTTAGGAGTCCTTTTGTATGTGTCTTTGTGATCATCTCCATTCACTATTATGATGTTtcatctcttatttttttatgtgatgATAGGAAATGGGCTAAAAGgaaactttttatttcatctaagCCTTTAGTGGAATTAGATGAAACCTATGTGACTTAGAAGACATGAAAATAGATGAACTCATTACCTGATCTATGATGATATAAACTATGA
This portion of the Salvia hispanica cultivar TCC Black 2014 unplaced genomic scaffold, UniMelb_Shisp_WGS_1.0 HiC_scaffold_750, whole genome shotgun sequence genome encodes:
- the LOC125199958 gene encoding uncharacterized protein LOC125199958, with translation MEKTIIRRSIFTFLKNYQHLTSTPTLLLLPFAVSSLLAPALVSSSRLLPLVHNRLTTLFLAAGFPPSSPLLNLLNLKLSQTILALLFVSPFSYSSLLLAKAAVIRALHPNNNNNNTPFKPLLITQLCNTLLILASNATSFFLIAIFFNCLNFLGLSSPSSSILLSAVGIILYSIILAHAYIICNLALVSSAVERSGGFMAIIKACLVIKGRSATALSLALPINLGLAAIEALFQYRVVKGYNQGLNQSAILVEGMLIAYLYGLTLNLDTVVGYLFWRSCKRDHHIDQEFSHIIEIHVMGDEFCAKAKVLGLLS